The Salvelinus sp. IW2-2015 unplaced genomic scaffold, ASM291031v2 Un_scaffold1187, whole genome shotgun sequence genomic interval AAAAAGAAACAGCTGGAGGAAAAAGACTCGGAGAAGGAAAAGATGTCGAAGTCCTGGACTACAGCCAATCTGAGGAATTTGGGGCGAAAACCTCAGCAACAGAAATGCAAACTCCCGATTCAGGAGACAGCCAGGAGTTCTTTAGACCTTCTAACTTTACCCAAACAATCTCAGGACTCGTGCAAGAGCGTTCCGCGTTCCAGTTCGATGCACCCGGACACCACGCACCCGGACAGGAGTAAGCAGTCCTCGCGGAGTTCCGTGGGAAAGGACGAggcaggagaagaaagagagattaAATTCTCTCTGAGCCTCACACCGGAGGCCATTCTCGTTATTCAAAAGCGCAGTTTAGAAAAACAGATACTAGCCAAACAGCAGAAGGGTTGTGCTTCCGTAGACTTTCGGCACAGGCGAGTCTTTCCATCCAAACGGACTCAAAGTGGTTCCAAAAGCTCTACCATCCCCGTCGCCAATCTGCAACACGCAAAGGACATTACATCCATAGTAAAAATCTCTTTACTAAATGATCAATATAAATACGATGACGTGGAATACGAAGAAGAAGATGGAAATGTGGACGAGACGGTGGTGAGGAAATGCAAAGAATGGCTGAAAGGAGTTGAAAGCGCCTCTGCTTTTGTCAAAGTGGACAAACGATCTGCCCTTCCGCACCTAAAAAGCTGCTGACTACCGCTTGTGATATTATAGGACTTTAATATGATGTGATATGGCAAGCTATGAACATTACACATTGTAGCCTACACAAAGGACATGGATCATTTGTAGCCTGTCCACTGACACTGCTCACCATTACGCACGGCGAACACTTTCCACACCGATGGGAATCTTGTTTTTACTAGTCTATGTCTAATGTCAGAATTGATTAGKCTTTTAATGTTGACACTGGCAGAATCCAGTGTTCTCTTCTTTTGCacgtgtttttttatttattgagtcGGTTTTATTCGTTGGTTGGGTGGTTAGGGGATCTGACGGAATGGAATGAGGTGCCTGTATGAGCGGCCTGCGATCCATGGACCCTGTTCCTTTGTGTCCAAGAACAATAGCTGTCAACTACGACGACAGGGTTACTTTGTGCATTTTCTTTTGGGGAATAAATGaccgttttttttttaccctctcAGAAGaggcaaatgtttttgtttttttgttgcattgtctggaaaagtaaagtaaaacatgttttaaaaggtGGATCAGATTTGTACAGTATTTATTATGAGGGTTATGTTTGTATCAGCTCAAATGTTTCCTTctacttttacatttttaaaaacatttcttaTGTAATCTACATTCACTGAGAATTAACATTTGACTTATTTCATTAGTATAGAAATGACCTCTGACAGTTATGTGATTAACAAacacaatacacatcaaaataaatctaattgtaatttatttgtcacatgaaaaTAGatcaataacaaataattaaagagcaacaataaaataacaatgtggaggctatatacagggggtaccagtacagagtcaatgtggaggctatatacagggggtaccagtacagagtcaatgtggaggctatatacagggggtaccggtacagagtcaatgtggaggctatatacaggggaccaAGTCGAGCAGACTTATGAGAATTTTTATAAACACTGCTTATAATCACTACTGTTACTAGTAAGCACCTATTCATGAGTATATCCTAATCACGCCATGCAGTTATTCGAGAGATTTACATTCAGGCGAATTATGAGTTATATGCGAGCAATATATGGTAGGAAATTTACACAGAGGGTTATCGAGAGTATTTAGAACGAGCATTTATGCGAGAGTAATAACTGCTCATAGCACGATTTATTGAAGACCCTTCTACACGCGTTATGACGCAAATCTCAGTTAAGCAAGATTCCATGAAAATTTTTAACAGTCCAAGGACATTATGCAGTATTCTAGTAGCAGATTATGTGCGTATCTCATTATACACAGCCAGTTAGCTGAAAATTAATTGTTAGCAGATTCTGAGAATTTGATTACGCACGCTGGGTGAATTAATTTGAGGAATGTGAACGCAGCGTAGGAGTACAGGTGGAGAATTACGCAGCAGACGCGATTCTAAAGAATTATATAACGTAGCGAGAACTCTACAGGCTTGGCTTTAAGGGCTTAGCTAAAGTGCAACATTCTCCCCGACGTGACTCGCGAGATGATAAACTGTATTTCTCGTCTAGCCATTTTTTGCCATATTCAACAAGCTTCGTCATCCGATTGGTGAGTGACCCATTCCCTCTTGACACGAGACCAGCTCTTGATTGATACACGGCTTCGTCCTGTCCTCCTCCGATCTGAGGAGGGAAGATTAGAAGCGATCGGAAAGGACCTCAAGTGTGCCACACGTGTAACTCTCTTTGTTAACAATAAAAGCGTGATCGAGCGtcctaaaatacaaaaacataacaAATGTGGGTAAAGAAACCGGGAGAAACAGTTCTATTCTGTGCATAACTACACGCGTGACTAAAAGACAGACCACCACAAACCCGACCTACATCAAAGGCATACCTAaatatgggtctcccaatcagaaca includes:
- the LOC139024202 gene encoding proline-rich protein 18-like — encoded protein: MPFPPINLQRISSPGRELFKKKKQLEEKDSEKEKMSKSWTTANLRNLGRKPQQQKCKLPIQETARSSLDLLTLPKQSQDSCKSVPRSSSMHPDTTHPDRSKQSSRSSVGKDEAGEEREIKFSLSLTPEAILVIQKRSLEKQILAKQQKGCASVDFRHRRVFPSKRTQSGSKSSTIPVANLQHAKDITSIVKISLLNDQYKYDDVEYEEEDGNVDETVVRKCKEWLKGVESASAFVKVDKRSALPHLKSC